The window GAAACGCGACGTTTGAATTGAAAACGCGTCGAAGAattatttagagagagagagagagagagagagagagagggctTCACGAGGTAGCTCGTAGATCGCGTCGGCTCGTAGATCGATCGTCCTCCGTTCTCTTACCTTCCGTCCGGTAAGACCTTCCGGAACTTGTGTGTATCGGAGGAGATCAAAGGGAAACAAATAATCGCGTTTCCCCTGGGAAATTGAATTTCTAGGGTttcgtttttttctttgattcttTGATTTTTGAGTCTTTTCTTGAATTGGTTGATTGATTGATCGATCGAATCTGCTTATCGTGATTTGATTGATTCTCCCTAGGGTTTCGTTGATTTCTCTCTCTGTTATCTCTTTGATTTTTCTTGTATACGATTCTTATTGAGAAGAATACGATGGCGGCAGGGGGAGGAGTTGATGTCTCTAGAAGTTCTCTTTCCGTCAAAAAAGACTACGACTTTTACAGGAACGGTGATGGTGAGAGGCGTCATCACGCCAAACGTCCTAACGAGCAAGATCTCAGGAGGACTGATGTTCGTAGTAGCCGATCACGGTTCGCTTCTGAGAAAGGGGAGGAGGTGCAGAGACCCCCTGAGAAAAGGAGGAAGTTTTCACCGATCTTGTGGGGGGTAGAGGATGAAGTGGCTAAAGCTCCGTCTAGGGAGAAGACAAGGACTACAAATAAGCAGGGTGTTGATGTAACTCTTACTAGGAAGACTTCTCCGAAGGAGCAGGTCAACGTTGTGATGTCACCAGAAGCTGTTGAAGCTCAGGGGCCTGGGGTACTTAATCAGGATGTTGATGTAACTTTTGCTAGGAAGACTTCTCCGGAGGGTCAGGTCAATGTTGTGATGTCACAAGAACCGGTTGATGAATTGGAGGAGGGTCAGTTGGAGGAAGAACAGGAGGTGAAGCAGGAGGCATCACCTGTTAAGAAATCTAGATGGGAGACGGGTTTAACTTCCCACAAAGAGGAGTTACCGTCTCATGCGGATGATGTAGTTCCCAAGACTAGTAGATGGAACAGGAGCAGTTTGAGTCCGGAGTGCGGTGAGTTAGTTGTGTCTGAAGAACGGCAATGCAATTCATCTGGATCTGGCAGTGGACGTCAGAGCGTAGAGAAGCTTAGCGGTAATGAATATTCTGATAATGAGTATTTTAGTTCTGATCATGATGAGTTGGAAGCTGAAGAACCAGCTTCTCCAGCTCAGGGAGGGATGAACATGCTACTCGGTAGCAGGTCTGTGAATGGGTTTCAGAAGCTAAACAAGATTAACGAAGGTACATACGGTATTGTTTATAGAGCGAGGGatgagaaaacaaaagagatcGTGGCACTCAAAAAGATCAAGATGAAGGAAGACAAGTACGAAGAAGAGTACGGATTCCCTTTGACGTCTCTGAGGGAAATCAACATACTTTTGTCATGCAATCACCCTTCAATAGTGAACGTGAAGGAAGTCGTGGTTGGAGGGAAAAACGACAGCGATGTTTACATGGTCATGGAACACTTGGAGCACGACTTGAAGGGCTTGATGGAAAGGAAGAAACAGCCTTTCAGCACCAGCGAGGTCAAGTGCTTAATGCTGCAGCTGCTGGAGGGTGTGCACTACCTTCACACGAACTGGATTATCCACAGGGATCTGAAGCCATCTAATCTCCTGATGAACAACAGTGGGGAGTTGAAGATTTGTGATTTTGGTATGGCGCGACAGTACGGTAGCCCTATCAAGCCTTACACCCAGATGGTTATCACTCAGTGGTACAGACCACCAGAACTTCTTCTAGGAGCGAAGCAGTACTCTACGGCTGTTGATATGTGGTCAATAGGTTGCATCATGGCGGAACTCTTGTCTCAAAAGCCTTTGTTCCCGGGCAAGACTGAACTTGACCAGCTTCAAAAGGTAATACTTTTTTTTGCAAGTTTTGTTAATCTTTGTTTTTCCTGTGATCAAGTATCTAATCTTTTGTGTTTTGTATAGATCTTTGCGGTCCTTGGAACCCCAAACGAGTCAATCTGGCCTGGATTCTCATCGTTACCCAATGCAAAAGCCAAGTTTCCCACACAATCGTGAGTACTAACTTATCTAGTTGTTGTGTTGTTAATCGTGAGTACTAACTTATCTAGTTGTTATGATTGTGGATCTTAATGTTATTGATCTTTTGTGTTGTACAGGTACAATTTGTTGCGGAAGAAGTTTCCAGCTATATCATTTGTGGGCGGTCAAATACTTTCAGAACGTGGATTTGATTTACTGAATGGTTTACTGACGTTGGATCCTGAGAAGCGTCTAACAGTGGAGGAAGCTCTCAACCATAGTTGGTTTCATGAAGTCCCTCTCCCAAAAGCCCAAGATTTCATGCCCACATTTCCTCCAAGGCGCTAGATTTagattgttttcttttaatcaAAAGTTTGACGGAACGTTTATTAGAAAGtggaaaaaaatgtataatttgtTGAGTATCACTTTTGGTGTCTCAAATCAAACGTGTATCGATGACATTGACGAGAAATGTATAACAATGCTATGACTGATCTTTTAATATAAACGGAACTtagtcgaaaaaaaaaaaaaaaaaaatcaaacgtgTATCGATGACATTGACGAGAAATGTGAAACGGGTCCAGGTTTCAAAAGACCAAGcccattatttattttatgaactTACATATAATGCAACTTCACAAGCTATTGCAACTTTTTCacattataattattaattcatgTACTTAGGAAGAAAAAGAATTATTACTTGATGTTACAAATTGTTTAACTCCCACATTTTTATCCTCTGTACTTAATGTGGGATATAATAGGTTTTGCCtgtaaaaataaactttatGTTTGTCTTCCAAGTAAGAAACATCAGTTTAGGTTCGTTTGATATACaaacaaaacatatttataattgGGATAGAATAGATCAAATTCAAAGAGTAAACTTGTATTTAGATTAAAACTAATTCCACTAAAATCATACTTTGAGATTAAATTGTGGTATCTAAAATGTGTTTGCATATATACATGTAGTATCATCATTGGTAAATTGTGTATATCATAATATACATACAAACCTAAACATAAATGATAAATCATTCAATTTAGGTTTCGTCTCCTTCCAGGTTTAACTATCAACAGCCTTATGCACTATATTTGTAATGAGAATCAATCtcaattattttatcaattaacaACAACCATACATAATTGAATGACAAtcataattcataaaaacctcAATTTCTTGAGTATTATTTTTATTCCATTAAAAACATGATTTATTGGTTTGATTATATacattatgtattatttttccATCTCCATCTTATGCATATGTACCATTCGGATGAATGTACGCCCCCATTCCTTCTATCCGCTAGACGTTAGCTGAGAAATCAGAGAGTGTCTCGAGTGATATACTTGAACGCATATAAATGATAAGAGCGTTAGATTTTCAACAGAGTATATCATGTTTCATCTGTATTGTATTTCTAAACATCGATTTTTAAGTTTGTGTTACCAATTAAAAGTTTGAGAGAACATTAATTTGACAAAGTCTTTTTGAGTATCACTTTTGTGTTTCAATGTAAATGTGCATCTCTTCATCATCAACCACATAATCACATTGATGGGAGCAAGTTTTTTTAACACAAGAAAGGGGCCCAAATTTGAAAAGATTCAACTTTATCTGATATAATAGAACATAAgtataatttggataaaatagttaaaattttaagagtaactttttatttaactaacaatataaaagaaaatttatgcttactcataatttatttttaacataatttaataagttTTAGTCGGTATACATATTTGTATAATTAAATGTGTTTATGAGCCTATATAAAATGCTTTACGAAACATATGATTATATGAATGATGAGGAAACAAACACATTATCAATAAATTGATTTCACTTTCTTGTTATAAATTGTAAGTGAACTCCCTCCCTTTCGCAAAAgtattattttaagattttatttttgtttcataaagaGTATCGTTTTGTATTTTTCATgcaaacttttaaataaaagtttagtCTTAtccatattattttaatatattaattagaaagaaaaatttatttagtgtgtaaataaataataaaatagtttttaaataattttttaatatgtgcaCAAAGCTTTCAAGTGACAATGTTTatgaaacagagagaatattattattatcaaaacgcagcttaaatattttttatttgtgaccATCACATAATTAGTATTTAAATGTACAATTTTCTTAACTTTTTCCTTTTGATTTATATTACATATAGATATAGCTATAGATATAACTGTCACTGAAAAGGTAAAACAATGACAAAGTAGTTTTAAGTGGCAATCGTTcatttgaagttttgtttttttgctgAGGTAATTAGTGCTCAAAATCTTAAAGATTATACATTTCAAGTATAACATATACAGTACGCTGAATTACACATTGATTCTGTCGCTCGACACAGAATTTAACataacatataattttgaaaattgttcATAGAGTAAGCTACGTTTTTTGGGTTAAGTTTAGGATAATAAGCTAAGGTAAGagatgaaaaaaaattcttcttttttttgaagaaagaaTTAAACTAAAGAGTGCTCTAGTCATGGCTCCTCCTTTCCATAAATGTACATGTGTCACAGACAAAATGACCAGATTCAACGCCTTATTGAGACATTACGCATTAGCTATTTTTACTTTACTGACTCCGACACAAACAATACGTGGCTCAAACCCATTCAGCCAGTTTCCCCAATTAGGATTCTTGGGCATGGTTTTGTGGCGATTTGGTCCAACCTTTCTCTCTGTGTCTTCGAGCTCTTATATGTTCATATCTTGCGCTGTTGAATTATGGTTGGTGGAACATGCTTTATTTTGTGATGGTTCCCTGCAATCGGTAAAAAATGTCCTCCAAATTCTCCAGCGGTTTGCGGAGGTCTCGGGCTTATCCGTTAGTATCTCAAAGACCTGCTTCTTCTCCTGCGGCCTCACTGACCCTGAAGTAAACATCATTACATCAGAAACAGGGTTAGTCCATGGTATATTACCGGTCAGATATCTGGGCGTTCCTCTAGTAACAAAAAAACTCTCCCTAGCAAACTGTGAACCTCTAATCCAGCAAGTGAAAAAGAAAGTCAATAGTTGGAGCGCTCGCTCCCTTTCCTTCGCTGGCCGACTACTTCTTATTAATACAGTTATAGCAGGGATATCTAACTTTTGGTGTTCCACTTTCACAATCCCAAAGAAATGTATCAAAATGATAAATTCATTGTGTGGAGCTTACTTGTGGAGAGGAACAACTGAGGGACATCATTCTGCTCGAGTATCATGGGAAACCGTTACTCTGTCGAAAGAAGAAGGGGGCCTGGGTATAAGAGACCTCAATGAGTGGAACAAGGCATGCAATTTAAAGCTCG of the Brassica napus cultivar Da-Ae unplaced genomic scaffold, Da-Ae ScsIHWf_716;HRSCAF=1039, whole genome shotgun sequence genome contains:
- the LOC125605186 gene encoding cyclin-dependent kinase G1-like isoform X1 — translated: MAAGGGVDVSRSSLSVKKDYDFYRNGDGERRHHAKRPNEQDLRRTDVRSSRSRFASEKGEEVQRPPEKRRKFSPILWGVEDEVAKAPSREKTRTTNKQGVDVTLTRKTSPKEQVNVVMSPEAVEAQGPGVLNQDVDVTFARKTSPEGQVNVVMSQEPVDELEEGQLEEEQEVKQEASPVKKSRWETGLTSHKEELPSHADDVVPKTSRWNRSSLSPECGELVVSEERQCNSSGSGSGRQSVEKLSGNEYSDNEYFSSDHDELEAEEPASPAQGGMNMLLGSRSVNGFQKLNKINEGTYGIVYRARDEKTKEIVALKKIKMKEDKYEEEYGFPLTSLREINILLSCNHPSIVNVKEVVVGGKNDSDVYMVMEHLEHDLKGLMERKKQPFSTSEVKCLMLQLLEGVHYLHTNWIIHRDLKPSNLLMNNSGELKICDFGMARQYGSPIKPYTQMVITQWYRPPELLLGAKQYSTAVDMWSIGCIMAELLSQKPLFPGKTELDQLQKIFAVLGTPNESIWPGFSSLPNAKAKFPTQSYNLLRKKFPAISFVGGQILSERGFDLLNGLLTLDPEKRLTVEEALNHSWFHEVPLPKAQDFMPTFPPRR
- the LOC125605186 gene encoding cyclin-dependent kinase G1-like isoform X2; this translates as MSPEAVEAQGPGVLNQDVDVTFARKTSPEGQVNVVMSQEPVDELEEGQLEEEQEVKQEASPVKKSRWETGLTSHKEELPSHADDVVPKTSRWNRSSLSPECGELVVSEERQCNSSGSGSGRQSVEKLSGNEYSDNEYFSSDHDELEAEEPASPAQGGMNMLLGSRSVNGFQKLNKINEGTYGIVYRARDEKTKEIVALKKIKMKEDKYEEEYGFPLTSLREINILLSCNHPSIVNVKEVVVGGKNDSDVYMVMEHLEHDLKGLMERKKQPFSTSEVKCLMLQLLEGVHYLHTNWIIHRDLKPSNLLMNNSGELKICDFGMARQYGSPIKPYTQMVITQWYRPPELLLGAKQYSTAVDMWSIGCIMAELLSQKPLFPGKTELDQLQKIFAVLGTPNESIWPGFSSLPNAKAKFPTQSYNLLRKKFPAISFVGGQILSERGFDLLNGLLTLDPEKRLTVEEALNHSWFHEVPLPKAQDFMPTFPPRR